The sequence CTGCCTGGGTCGATTCTGTTGAGTATGGCAAGTTTGGCCGCGCCATTGTGACCGCGACCTTATTCGGCGGCATGGACGCATCTCTGTATGCCGATTTCCAGAAAGACAGCCCGGTGCTGATGAATGGAGCGGAGAATACCCTGAAGCATGCCGGAGGCGGATACGGTCCCGCGCATATGGCTTCGAAAGGTCCCATCCTCAACGTCATGAAGGTGTCTGGAGAACCCCCTCTCGGCAGCAGCGGCATCCAAATCCAATTTGAAACGGACCTCGTCATCGAAGGCATCCGCTCTGCCAGAGTCGTCCGCGTCCGCCCTGCGGCCTGGCCCCAGGTGCAAATACCCCGCGAGGAATATCTGGGCGATGGCAATTTCAGCCACGAAGACCGTTTCCCGACCCCGGCCATCTTTCCCAAATACTAATCACCGAGTGAGTGATCTTCATTCCCCCATCACTCCAGTCTTCCATCATTCCACCACTCCGTTCCTCCCATGAGACCCGTCATTACACTGTTTACTATCCTCGCTTTCTCGGTCCCAGCCTTCGCCCTAGATCCGCATGTCGAAGCCGTGATTCGTACCGTCGAAGCTGCCAAAGGCAAAGTCGTAAAGACAGAGGATGGCCAGAGCCTCAAGCTTGTCGATCTCTCCGTGCCAAACGCCGGCCCGCATGACCACCGCAAAGAAGATCCCTATGACGCGGCTTTTTTCGAGCACCTCGGCCACATCACTCCGCTCGAGTCGCTGAACGTCATTTCCACCAAGTTCAACGATGAGTGGATGCCGCACATTGCGAAGCTCATTCATCTCAAGTCCCTGCGTTTCACCAACAATGGCAAGCTCACGGATGCAGGCATGGTGCAACTCGCTGGCTTGAAGGATCTGGAGAGCTTCTCCTTCGTCGGCACCACCATCACTGGTCGGGCGTATGCGAAGTTTGAGGGCTTCACCAAGCTCACACGTGTCAGCCATCGCGGTAGCAAAATCGATGACGAAGGACTCAAAGAACTCTGCGATCACCTGCCTAACCTCGAAAGCCTCAGCCTAGCACACGCGAAGTTTACCGATGCCGGGGCTCCGAACCTTGCAAAGCTGTCCAAGCTGAAGGGACTCGAACTGGGAGCGCATGCCACGCCTGCCGCGCTGAAAAACATCACCGCGCTGCCGATCGAAAGTCTCCAACTCGGCGAAGGTTTCAACAAATCGGAATCACTGCCCATCATCAAGGAGATCAAAACGCTGAAGCGGCTCACGCTTATCAACTTCAATGTCACCGATGGGGATCTCGACTTGCTCGCCACCATGACGCATCTCGAATCCCTCGAACTCGGTGGCTTCGAGAATCCCGAGGCACATCTGCCGCAACTGGCGGCCTTCTCCTTTCTTAAAGAACTGAAGTTCTATTTCCCCAAACGTTACTCACCTGAGACACAGGCCAAAATCAAAGCCCTCCTGCCAAAGGTCGAGGTGAAATTTACTCCGCTCTAGTTTTCGGCCCTTGGTTGCCCAAAAAGACGCCTAACCAAGAAGCATGACATGAACATGAAACTTACCCTGCTTACCGCCCTTTTGTGTGTGCTCACCACCGCCACACCTGCCGCAGACGAGCCATTCCGGCCCGAAGCAGGGAAGTTTCCCCCTTTGGAAAAAGCGCACACCTATCGGGGCGAGCTGGTATTTGTGGACCACCCCAATCGCCGCGGCAGCCTCCGCGTGCAAGGGCAGGGCGTATTTCGCCGAAACGATCCGCATCCTTTCGCCATGCTTCCTTATGGTATGGTCCGCTATCATGGCGCACCGGCGGATCTCCGGGATATTCCGCTCGGCACCGTGCTGCACGTCCGGGCCTATCTGCCACCCGACCCGAAGATCTCCTCCGTGCCTGTGCTGCCGGTTAACAACAAGGATAAGGATGCAGATCACAGGCGTGGTGTGGGTGTTGCACCCGCCGAGAACCACGTCCTCCTCCTTGAGGACGAGCCCAGCCATTGCCAGCGTGAGGGAATGGTCTGGAAGCTCAAAGAATTGGATATCCAAAGCAACGAGGGGATGATGATTGCCACCCGCGAACCGAAGGCTGGGGCAGACGGCAAGACCAAAGAGGAAACGCTGACCTTCGATGCGGCAACTCGCCTCTGGCGCGGTCGCGAATGTCTCTCGCTTGCGGACATGATCAGCGAGGGCCTCTGGCCTGCCAGCGGCAAGAAGTCGCTCGATGGCCAGGCCGTCCTGCTGGGGATCACCTGGAAGCCAACGCTAGGCGGAGTGTTTACCCGCTTTCACATTTCAGACATCTGGCTGGATGACACTGCCATTCAACGCGCCGCCCATCTCCAGGCTGAGACGCACAAAGCATTCATTCGTAGCCGCTGGGTGCCAGGTTGGGTAGATGCCGTCGAGTATGGAAAGTTCGGTCGCGCGACCGTGACCGCCACCTTGTTCGGCGGCATGGATACCTCCCTCTATGCCGACTTCAAGAAGGGTAGCCGGGTTCTGATGAATGGGGCAGAGAACACACTGAAGCATACCGAAGGGGGCACTTCCGGACCCTCACAAATGGCTTCACAAGGGTCCATTCTCGAAGTCACAGACACGTCTAGAGACGCCCCTCCTCTTGGCAGCAGCGGCATCCAAATCCGTTTTGAGACAGACCTCATTACCGAAGGCATCCGCCCGACTCGAGTCGTCCGCATCCGTCCCACAAACTGGCCCGATTTCCACATGCCCCGAGAGGAATACCTCGACAGCGGAAAATTCAGCCACGAAGACCGCTTCCCGACGCCCGCCATCTTTCCTCAATACTGAAGAACCGATGAATGCGGGGTTTATACAAAAAACGTGTCCTCATGCGCATACGGCGGGGCGCAGCAGCAGAGGAAACGTAGTGTCTGCGTGGCGGTGATCTGGTGCCAAGTGCCGGGCGGGATGAGGATGGCATCACCGGGGGCCACGGGTTTTTCTTCGCCATCGATTTCCATGGTGCCGGTGCCTTCCAGGATGAAATAAAATTCTTCGCTCAGCTTGTGAAAATGGCGTTCGGTCGGCTGCCCTACAGGGACGGTGGCCTCGGCCAGGGACTGGTTTTGCACGGGGGCATTGGTCCGGTCCAGGATGCTGCGGATGGTGCTGCCGTCCTTCGTGGTGAAGGGTACTTGTTCAGAAAGGGAGTTGATGGTCATGCGGATGCACGCATGGTCAGTCAGCGTGCGCCTCGCGCAAGTCCTTCGCATGAACTTTGATACCCAACATTGCCGGGCCCTGATCACGGGCGCATCCTCAGGCCTCGGTGCGGAGTTTGCCCGCCAGCTTGCGCCTGGAGCCAACGCCCTTTTTTTGACGGGGCGTCGTGTAGACGCTCTGGAGGCCGTGAAAGCTGAATGTCTGGTGCTGAATCCGGCCCTAAAGATTTATCTCCATGCCTGCGATATCGCTACCGATGAGGGCAGGGGGACCTTGCTGGAAAGCGTGCGTCAGAATGGTTTCCAGCCCAATCTGCTGATCAATAATGCCGGGATGGGTGACTATGGCACAGTGGCCAGTGCAGAGGCAGGAAAGCTGCGTGCACAAATGGATCTGAACATGACGTCCCTGGTTCTGCTGACACACGCCTTCATTCCGCTTCTTCAGCGGCCCGGCGGCATCATCAACATCAGTTCTCTGGCCAGTGCGCTCCCCCTTCCGGCGATGGCTGTTTATGCGGCCAGTAAGGCTTTCGTCACCAGTTTTTCGGAGGCCCTGGCGGTCGAATTGGCTCCAGAGCGGATTGTCGTCACGTGTGTCTGTCCCGGCCCCACACCCACCGGGTTTGGCAAAACGGCCCGCCGCCCCGAGGGGGAGGATACAGATCGCGATGGACAGGACTTCTTGCGTATCCTCCCGCAGCAGGTCGTGGCTGAAGCTTTGAACGCTTTGCATTCTGGCAAGGCTTGTGTTTACCCTGGCCTGGGAGTCAAAATAGCGTCACGACTTTTTCGTTATCTACCTCGTACACTCCTGCGTCCTTTGTTGCGGCGTCGGTATGCCAAAGGTACAGTCTAAAAATTTCACCCCCTTTTTTCTGGTATGTTTAAGCGCCCCGATCCCTCTCTGACGCCTATGGACCAGCGCGGTCCCAGCCCCTGGCAGTCCAAGAAGCAATCTCAGCGTGGCAGCGTCTTGGGAAACCTCATTCGCTTCCTGCTGCTGTCCATCATTGCTATTCTGCTGGTGCTGCCGTTTACCCCTTTTGCAGGAAGGATCAAAAATGGGCTCAAGGAACTCATTGCCGCCGCCCAGGAGGAGCGTACCAAGATCATCACCCAAGAGGTGGAAAAGCGTGTCGAAGTGCCCACTCAAATCATCAAAGAGGTGGTCAAGGAGGTCATTAAAGAGGTGCCGGCACCGCCGCCGCCTCTGCCTGAGGGGTATATTCCTCGCAAGGAAGTGGATGTTTCCACTTTCTACAATGGCATCACTATCGAGACCGAATTGCTGACAGAGCAGGGGACCTATGCCAGCCTTGAGCGGTTGGATCCAGATGCCTACAAAGCCGAATTCAAGCTCTCAGTTCGCGTCCCCAAGGCCAATCAGGAATTGAAGGAACTTTCGCGGATCAATTCACAGTTGCCGACCCTGCTGCCAGGACTCCAGGCAATGCTGCCGACGGCCAAAGTCTCCGGATTCTACCATCGGCTGTATGAAAACAAGACGAACGGCATTCAGCGCGATATCACCCGTCTTAACCGCATTCTTGATCGGCATAATTTCTTCGATTGCGAGACGATCCTGGAGATGACCCATCCCACCACCAGCCGCAAGGTGCTGCTCATCCAGTCCGAGATGGATGTCGTGGCCGACGGTTCCGATGGGGATCGTATGGCGACATTGGACGAGTACATCTACATGTCTGATTATTATCAGCCGTTCACCAGCTATGCGTGGGCTAAAAAAACTCAAACACCGAATCCGCTCCTTGCGCGCTGGGAAGAGCGTCTGAAAAAGGCCAAGGAACAGTTTAACGTCAAAGGACTCAGTGCTGACCGTAACCGTGAACTCAAAGCGCTCATCAGCCAGCTGGGTCTTGAGATCGGGGAAATGAAGGCCCGCAGCAGTCTTATTGCTGAAAAGGATCCCTTCATCGTTCTTTCCCTCCTTTTCCGCGGTTATCCGGCCAATAAGCACACGCCAAACATGGGGGATTATGCTGTCGTGATTCATGAGGGAAAAATGTATCCCGCCATCTGTGGTGACTATGGACCCAGCCAAAAGATGGGTGAGGCCTCTCTCATGATGGCCAAGACCATCAATGCCAAAGCCTCTCCCTACCGGCGGCCAGAAAGTGATCTCAAGGTAACTTATGTTGTCTTTCCAGGCACTGCTGAAAAGCCCAATAGCCCGCCAAACCTGGACCGCTGGCATGAGAAGTGTGCTTCTTATCTCCAGGAGATCGGAACCGACAATGCCGGTCAAATGCTTCATCGTTGGGAGGATCCCTTCAAAAAACCTGAGCCTCCCCCTACGGCTCTCGGTGGTGTTGCCACCGATCCGGCCACCACGCCTCCTGCAACTCCAGGTGTGGATACGACCGCTCAGCCGGGCGTGGGCACTACCCCCGCAGCAGGTATGCCTGCAGTTCCTGCCCCAGCGACACCTCCACCAGCGGATTTACCGGCGGTACCTGCCACTCCCACAACTCCGGCCTCTCCTTCTACTGGTGAGTCTGGAGTTACTCCTGTTACTCCTGCTCCCGCCAATCCTTAAGCGGACTTGCGGCATCAAATAACGCTTTAACCCGCCCACTGATGTCGCCCGGAAATCTGGGCGAATGCTTTGGACAGCGCACTGTTGAGCTCCTCCAGAGTGGCCTGTTCTAGCTCAGGTGACAGCGCCATGGGGGAAGTGGCTTCCAGGATAATGCTGGTGGTGGGCTGGTTTTGCCAGTTTTTGGCTGGAACTGGGGCAGGTTCTTCAACAGGAGGAAGCGGCTCAGTTTCAAAAAGATTTAACGTCGCTTGTGTTGGAGAATTGCTAGGTCCGATGTCCTCCAGGGCTTTGATTTGCAGATCCAGCTCCTGGCAGGCTTTTTGCAAGGAGGCACGCACGGCAAGGAGCCGAGCACGCACCACAGCGAGGTCATCGTCGGGCGCGGTGAGATCTGGCAAGGCAGGCAAAGTCATGAATATTTTGAAATTTAAACGCTGATTCCATAAATTTCAAAATTTATATAATGTTTTGAGGTGCAATTTAGTACTTGCCTGCCATTGCCGAGGACTTGGCTGTTTGATGTGCAGATCAACGACAGGTAAAAAATGCCAGCTTGTCCGCACCTTTTGACTTGGGCTTGTCTCCGGGCATAAGGCAAAGTGAAATGAACGTCATGAGCGCATTCAACTATCAGCCTTATCATGGTCTGCCACCCCTGGCAGGGCTGGCCTCATTTGAGGATGCGGCGCAGCCAGGACTGGGCGTGGAAGAAAGTGTGGACCGTATCAAGCGCTATCACTTTTCCCTGAAGAGGCTCATGCAGATTCTCCAGGCCCGTCTTACCGCAGAGCCGCTGTATGAACTGAAAATGGCCTTTAGCCTGCATAGCCATTATTGTGCGGAGCATTGCACCGCCATGAGGGAGCGTGTGGCGGAGATGCGTACACCGCCTCTCGGGTTGGAGAAGATACCAGATCCGCATCTGGAGACATTGTATAATGAGATCCAAAATGCGCCGGATACTCAGGCTTTGATCATAGGCCTTTATGAATACGCTTTCCCGTCTCTTTTGCGGGGGCTGCGGCGGCACATGGAGCAGACAAATCCTTTGAGTGACCATCCCAGCCTGCGGATTTGCCGCTTTGCAGCACTGGAAATGGAAGAGACGGTGCAGTATGGAAAGGCGGCCGTCGCATGCCTGGTCACGGAGGAATACCGTCAGCAGCATCAGCCATGGACGGACTGGTTACAGAGCCTGCTGGAAGCGGCCGGTGACCTGGATGGATCACAACAGCGTACGATTCTAGTTGGCCAGCCGGTCTATAGCCAGAATCCACCGGTGTATAGCCACGTGCCAAAACGCGATGAGCGCTTCCCTGACCCTTATAATATGGGCGTGCATGCCGAGGAGTTTTTATACGACCCTCGTTTCCAAAGCCGGGACAAGACCCTCATGATGTATTACAAGCGGCTACGCGAGATCGATGTGCCGGAGATGATGGCCACGATTTTAACGGAGACGTCAGGCAAGCCTTGGGGATATTACAAAGACATGACCCGCCAGCTTTGGGATGAGGCGCGCCATGCGATGATGGGAGAAGTGGGTTTTGTGAAATTAGGCATCGACTGGCCCCAGCATGTGATGGTGAACTTCACTTGGTCTCTCGGGCTCAATACCCAACTTCAGCCCTGGGAGAGACATGCGGTGCTCTATTTCATTGAGCAGGGCCTGATGACAAAGACAGGCAAGCGCTTCGAATGGGAAGTCGGAGCAGATTCGGGGGACTCACTCAGTAAACTGTTTCAAGACTATGACTGGGCGGATGAGGTGCTACATGCCCGTATTGGCCGTGACTGGTATGTGAGCGCCTTTGGGGACCAGAAGGAGGCCATTGATTTTGGCAGTTCCTGCTGGAGCAAAGTGCTCAGCAATTGGAGCGCCTGGAAGGAGGAGGGAAAGACCCAGCATCGCAATTGGTGGCCAGGTCTTTATGCGAGCTTTTGTGAAAGGCAGGGCATCCAAGCTGATCCGCTTGCCCTTGAATTTGCTACCACCTATGAGGCGACACGGGCAGATTTGGAAAAGCTTGCGGCCAGTTCTTGAGTTGTTAAGCCCTCTTTGACTTGTTAAAGGATGACCGGATGTCAGGAAGATTTCCTTCGAAGGAAAGATGATTGATCTGTTTCCATCTTGACCAATAAGGTTTATCTCCTGCATTGTCCGATACCCTCTGTCACTCCGCTGTGGAATGAACCTGCGCGAACAACTTCGAAACATCCTCCCGGACATCCTCCCTGATGACCCTGAAGAGGCCATTAAAGGCACTGAGCTTATCCGCCTGGTGCGTTTGCGTTTAGGCGATGATTACAGCGATGCCACTTTGCGGTATCACTTTTCCATCCTGAGCTATGATTCCACCTCCCCCATCGCAAAGGTGGACCAGGGGCAGGGTTATTATCAGCGCCTCAGCAAGCCACATCTAGCTAACGGCACTGGCCGCTTCCTTTTTGGCGGTGAAGTGGAGGGGGATGTCTTGCAGTCACGCTTTCTGCGGCTGCTGACCATTTATGAGCGGCTCTGTCTGCTGCGCTCTCATTTCCCCTTCCGTCTGAATGGTCGTGTGGATACGCCGTTGGATGAACGCGGGTTTTGGGACATTCCAGACTTGGTCACGGCTGAGTGGGATCTGGAAACAGGGGCGGATGAAATCACTCGTTTTGATTCTGGAATGCTGGACCTGCGCCGTCATCTAGGTGGACCCGAGGTGGGGCTGAGTGGAGTGCAATTGAAGATTGGGCTCACCCTGGACAATTACACGGCTGAGTTCTTTCAGGCGCTCAGCGCGACGCGCTGGACTTTGCAGAGCGAGCTCGTCATCGCCGAGCCATTGAATGACGAAGCTCTGGTGGATGCTTTACGCAGTCTGGGGAACCAGTTTGGCGTGGGCATCAGCAGCCTTGGCATCAACAGTGCACAACTGGATGATCTGCCGAGCGCCGCAGACCTGCGCGCCATGAGCGCGGCGGAATTTGAAATCGTGCAGGGAAAGCTGCGTATCCAAAAGATCACCGTGCCTGCGCCACGTCAGCGCATTGACTGGACTTCACTCTCAGCTTTGCGGAAGAAACATGAATGTGTTTCAGATCTCGTCCGCTGGTTGAGCGAGTGCCTTCACCAGCGCAAGCCGGAGTGGAAGTAATACAGCCGGCTCCTGGCTTACAACAACCCCTGGGTGTCATTCAATTTGGCACCTGTGAGGATGATGCCTGATTGCACCGCGTTGGTGAGATTGGCGGCGATCAAGTCGGCGTCCGTGAAATCGGCCTGGCTGAGGTTGCATCCGTCCAGACGTGCACCGGAGAGATCGGCACCATTGACCTTGGCTCTGGTCAGGTTGGCTCCGCTCAATGTCACACCCGCAAGATCGGCTCCGCGCAGGTCGGCTTCAGTCAGGTTTGCCCCTGTAAAAGTAGCACCACTGAAGTCAGCTCCCGAAAGATTGCTTCCACTGAGGTCCGCGCCATCGAACACCGTGCCGACAAACTGGCCGCGAGAGAGGTTAAGACCAGACAGATTAGACTGACTGAGGTCCAGCCCCGTTTCATCCAGTTGCTTACCTTCGGTGCCTTCGGATTGCAGCCAGAGTTGATGCGCTTCGACTTCTTGAGGTGTGATGGAGGCCATGGGAGAATGAAAAACCGATTTGGGGGTGTTGTGCAAACTTAAAAAGCATCACAGGCCCTGGAAGGCTGCGGAGACGTTATCCACTGAAAGCAATTCAGGCAGGATGAGGGGTTCAGACTGGTTGGGGGTATAGAGCACATTGACCGGCACAGCGGCTTTGCCTAATTCGGACAGGGCTTTGGTGATGCGCGGGTCTTCATTGGTCCAGTCTGCCTTTAAGAGGACAACCTTCTTGTCGGTGATGAGCTTCTGCAAACTGGTGTCTTTATAGACGCGTTTGTTCACCTGACAGGTGAAACACCACTTGGCTGTATAGTCGATATAAACGGCCTTGTTCGCTGCGCGCAGTTCTGCAACTTTCTCAGGGGACCAGGCCTCCCAGGTGAGTCCGCCTTCGACATGGGCACCCGCATTGACGGGACCTTTTTCGACCTGTGGCCAGCCAAAGGCGAGTCCTCCGCCAATGCTGACAAGAGTAAGGACAACGGCGATGGTGCGGGTGCGGGCTGGTTTATGAGGCAGGGACCAGCGTCCATAAATCCAGCAGCCGAGCGCAATGATGACGAGGCTGAAAAGGGTGAAAAGCATGGGCTGGCCTTCGATCATCCCTGTCAGCACCCAGGCCAGAAAGGCGACGGTGCCGAAGAGCAGGAAGGACATGGCTTGTTTAAAGCTTTCCATCCATGCACCGGGACGGGGCAGGGCGGAGACCAATTTCGGAAAAAGCGATAGGACAAGGAAGGGGCTGGCGAGGCCGATGCCGATCATGGTATACATCAGCATGGCCTGGGCGGGTGGCAGAGTGAGGGTATAGCCCAGCGCGGAACCGAGGAAGGGAGCGGAGCATGGCGTGGCGACGACGGTGGCCAGCAGGCCAGAAAAAAAGGAGCCGCTGAGACCGTGCTTGGATTGTAAATTTGCACCTACACCAACGGCGGAGGCACCGATCTCGAACAACCCTGCCATATTCAGGCCAAAGATAAGGAAGAAGGCACAGAGGCCATAGACGAAGCCAGGGGACTGCAATTGAAAGCCCCAGGCTTTGCCCAATGAAATCACCAGTCCGCCCAGCGCCCAGAAGCAGATGAGGATGCCCAGGGTATAGGCCAGTCCGTGCAGCAGCACCTGGCGTTTATCCTCGCCAGCCTGCTGGACGACACTCATGATTTTGATGCCGAGGACGGGGAATACGCAGGGCATGATATTGAGGATCAGGCCACCGATGAAGGCGATGAAAAGCCCGCTTAGAAAGCTCGTGACTGCGGGTTTGGCCGGGGCATTGGCGGGCTTGATGAGGGAGCTGCTTTCGATGGATGGGATCTGACTGAAAATCTCCGTGACTGAGGGATCCGTCTCGGCTTTTTCTGCGAGCGTGAGGCTGATGCGGGCTTCAGGTTTAGCTGGCATGCAGTTCTGGGGATCGCAGACGAGTGCATCCACTTTGACGATGATCTCAGCGGTGCCCTCAGCGTTAGCTACGGGGGTGATTTTGGCAGGCAGGTAAACAATGCCATCGTAGCCCTCGCTTGTTTTGCCATCCGTCGAAGGAACTTCATGGGTGTCTGGCCAGGGCATTTCCTCGACAGTCCATCCCTCGGGCAGGGTCCATTTAAGACTGGTGGGTTTACCGATGACATCGGCGGGGAGCACCTTGCCGTAAGTGTGCCAATGCGGTTGGTGATCCAGCTTAACGGCAATACGAAACGGTTTCCCAGGTTCAGCGACCTTCAATTCCGACACCAGACTGGCCGTGACCTTGGCACTGGCGGCTCCAGTTGTGCCAGAGGCCAGATCGAGCTGAGCGGATAGCGGAGACGATACCGCCGTGAGCAGCAGGAGGCTTAACAGGAAACGCAAGGTTGGGTGGAGCATGGTGAGGATACGAGACAGAACGGGCGAAAGTATTCCAGGGGGTGCGGTTTAGACAAGATCCGCAGTATGTTATAACCTGACTTGGTTGATGACATCCTGGATAAACATCCAGTTTTTGGTGATCTGAGCGGCGACGAAAGCGGCGAGGAGGATGGTGATGGGGAATTTGATTTTTGGCCAGTGGTCGAGGCTGCGTTCGAGGCCAAGTCCGGTGGCGATAACGACGGCCGGCGTCCACAGGCAAGCGAAGAGGAGCAGCCGATCCGGAGTGGCGTACCAGGGTAAAACGGCGATATTCCAGACGATGATGGCAACGATGCCGAGGCTGAAGGGGTCCAATTGGGCACGCCACACAAGGCCAGCAAAGGCGAGGGCCAGAAGGAGAAACCAAGCGGCTCCGATGCCTTTTTGAAGGTCGAGCCGGGACCAGGAGGCTTCGGGCAGGATGACACGACGGCGGTTACCGAAGCCGGAATCGGGTTCAGTGGCGACTGAGGAAGGGGCAACGAGGTTGGAGAGAAAGACTTCACGGGCCACTCGGCCAGCGTTTTCACGGTTAGCGGACCAGGGGGCCTCCTGGATTTTCCAGGTGAGGAGTGATGGGGGCAGAGGCGCGGACAGGGGATAAATGATGCGCTGAAGGTTAGCGAGGCCAAAGGTAAGGGTGACGGCGGCCAGTGCGATCAAAAGAGGCTGCGGGGTGAAGCGCTGCTGCTGGGTACTGTCATGGGCACAACGGGCGATGGCGAAAAGAATAACGGGGATGATGCTGCCGACGAAACAGCTCATGGCATAGGTGGCGACGAGGGTGTGCAGCCACCAGGGGGCCAGGGAGCCCCGGGCGGAAACGGCAGCGAGTGTTGCAACCCCCAGGCCTGCGAAGATCCAGACCTCCGGCAGAGGAGCCGTGAGCCACAGGCAGGGGCCGGCACCGCAGGCCATGGCGAGGAGAATGGCACGAAGAGACGCAACGCAGTTCCAGAGCATGGCATGATAAACCATGACCACGATGAGGGCACCGGCCAGGCAGGTGAGCAGGGCGATGCCGTGTTTGCGCGCACGGTTATTGTCCTGCCCCAGGTA is a genomic window of Prosthecobacter fusiformis containing:
- a CDS encoding leucine-rich repeat domain-containing protein yields the protein MRPVITLFTILAFSVPAFALDPHVEAVIRTVEAAKGKVVKTEDGQSLKLVDLSVPNAGPHDHRKEDPYDAAFFEHLGHITPLESLNVISTKFNDEWMPHIAKLIHLKSLRFTNNGKLTDAGMVQLAGLKDLESFSFVGTTITGRAYAKFEGFTKLTRVSHRGSKIDDEGLKELCDHLPNLESLSLAHAKFTDAGAPNLAKLSKLKGLELGAHATPAALKNITALPIESLQLGEGFNKSESLPIIKEIKTLKRLTLINFNVTDGDLDLLATMTHLESLELGGFENPEAHLPQLAAFSFLKELKFYFPKRYSPETQAKIKALLPKVEVKFTPL
- a CDS encoding SDR family NAD(P)-dependent oxidoreductase, whose amino-acid sequence is MNFDTQHCRALITGASSGLGAEFARQLAPGANALFLTGRRVDALEAVKAECLVLNPALKIYLHACDIATDEGRGTLLESVRQNGFQPNLLINNAGMGDYGTVASAEAGKLRAQMDLNMTSLVLLTHAFIPLLQRPGGIINISSLASALPLPAMAVYAASKAFVTSFSEALAVELAPERIVVTCVCPGPTPTGFGKTARRPEGEDTDRDGQDFLRILPQQVVAEALNALHSGKACVYPGLGVKIASRLFRYLPRTLLRPLLRRRYAKGTV
- a CDS encoding cupin domain-containing protein gives rise to the protein MTINSLSEQVPFTTKDGSTIRSILDRTNAPVQNQSLAEATVPVGQPTERHFHKLSEEFYFILEGTGTMEIDGEEKPVAPGDAILIPPGTWHQITATQTLRFLCCCAPPYAHEDTFFV
- a CDS encoding protein-disulfide reductase DsbD family protein, with the translated sequence MLHPTLRFLLSLLLLTAVSSPLSAQLDLASGTTGAASAKVTASLVSELKVAEPGKPFRIAVKLDHQPHWHTYGKVLPADVIGKPTSLKWTLPEGWTVEEMPWPDTHEVPSTDGKTSEGYDGIVYLPAKITPVANAEGTAEIIVKVDALVCDPQNCMPAKPEARISLTLAEKAETDPSVTEIFSQIPSIESSSLIKPANAPAKPAVTSFLSGLFIAFIGGLILNIMPCVFPVLGIKIMSVVQQAGEDKRQVLLHGLAYTLGILICFWALGGLVISLGKAWGFQLQSPGFVYGLCAFFLIFGLNMAGLFEIGASAVGVGANLQSKHGLSGSFFSGLLATVVATPCSAPFLGSALGYTLTLPPAQAMLMYTMIGIGLASPFLVLSLFPKLVSALPRPGAWMESFKQAMSFLLFGTVAFLAWVLTGMIEGQPMLFTLFSLVIIALGCWIYGRWSLPHKPARTRTIAVVLTLVSIGGGLAFGWPQVEKGPVNAGAHVEGGLTWEAWSPEKVAELRAANKAVYIDYTAKWCFTCQVNKRVYKDTSLQKLITDKKVVLLKADWTNEDPRITKALSELGKAAVPVNVLYTPNQSEPLILPELLSVDNVSAAFQGL
- a CDS encoding glycoside hydrolase family 75 protein produces the protein MFKRPDPSLTPMDQRGPSPWQSKKQSQRGSVLGNLIRFLLLSIIAILLVLPFTPFAGRIKNGLKELIAAAQEERTKIITQEVEKRVEVPTQIIKEVVKEVIKEVPAPPPPLPEGYIPRKEVDVSTFYNGITIETELLTEQGTYASLERLDPDAYKAEFKLSVRVPKANQELKELSRINSQLPTLLPGLQAMLPTAKVSGFYHRLYENKTNGIQRDITRLNRILDRHNFFDCETILEMTHPTTSRKVLLIQSEMDVVADGSDGDRMATLDEYIYMSDYYQPFTSYAWAKKTQTPNPLLARWEERLKKAKEQFNVKGLSADRNRELKALISQLGLEIGEMKARSSLIAEKDPFIVLSLLFRGYPANKHTPNMGDYAVVIHEGKMYPAICGDYGPSQKMGEASLMMAKTINAKASPYRRPESDLKVTYVVFPGTAEKPNSPPNLDRWHEKCASYLQEIGTDNAGQMLHRWEDPFKKPEPPPTALGGVATDPATTPPATPGVDTTAQPGVGTTPAAGMPAVPAPATPPPADLPAVPATPTTPASPSTGESGVTPVTPAPANP
- a CDS encoding pentapeptide repeat-containing protein, with the translated sequence MASITPQEVEAHQLWLQSEGTEGKQLDETGLDLSQSNLSGLNLSRGQFVGTVFDGADLSGSNLSGADFSGATFTGANLTEADLRGADLAGVTLSGANLTRAKVNGADLSGARLDGCNLSQADFTDADLIAANLTNAVQSGIILTGAKLNDTQGLL